GGCAGCGGTGGTTCGCCGATGCCACCCATCTTTTCGCCACTCTCCACGATCTTCACGTGTACCTGCGCCATGCGTGAGGGCGGCAGGATCGGGTAAAGGTCGTAGTTGCGCGCCCGTGGCTTGCCGTTCACATACACCGCTTCTTCCAGCAAGGTTTGCGATAACCCCAGCGCGACCGCGCCGTTGACCTGCGCCTCGACAATCGCCGGATTGACGATGCTGCCTGGGTCGATGGCTTCCCAGATGTGGTGGACCTTGACCTGGCCGCTTTCAATCGACACCTCGGCGATCACCGCCGCGTGTGAACCGAACGGTGAGGCCATGGCCACGCCACGTGCACGGCGTGTGCCGTCTTCGGCGGTGTAGGGGCCGCGCTTCCAGCCGCCGGACAACTCGGCCACCGCCTTGAGCAGGGTGGTCAGCCGCGGATTGTCGCGCAGCAAATGCAGGCGTAGCTCGTACGGGTCGCGTTTGCCGGTGTCGGCCAGTTCGTCAAGGAAGGCTTCGTAGAAAAAGTCGTTGAGCGAGTTGCCCACCGAGCGCCAGTAGCCGAGCATCGCCGGGCCTTTGACGTAGATCTGCGCGATGCGTTTGTTGGGGATGGCGTAGCTCTTGCCCGACAACCCCTCAAGGGCCGTGGGGTCGATTTTATCGCCCTGTTTGCCGGCAATGGCTTCGGTGGGGCCTTCGGTGGCGCTGACTGCTTCGATGGCCACCGGCAAGCCGTCGGCATCCAGCGCGGCGCGGAACTTGACCACCGCGACCGGGCGCAGTACATCGCGCAGGAACTCTTCTTCCCGGCTCCAGATCAGCTTGACCGGGCGGCCCACGGCCTTGGCCAACGCGATGGCCTGTGGGTAAGGGCTGGCCGAGTCATACAGAAAGTGGCGGCCGAAAAAGCCGCCGAGCAGCGGCGAATGCAGGTTGATCTGCTCAAGGGCCAGGCCGGTGCGCTTGGCGATGTCGGCGCGGAACATGTCCGGTGCCTGGTTGGGCAACCAGATGTCCAACGAGCCGTCGGGGTTGAAACGCGCCAGGGCGGAAGGCGGCTCCAACTGGGCGTGGTTGACGTATTGGTTGTGGTAAGTGGCTTCGACCTGGGTCTTGGCGTTTTTCAGCGCGGCGGCCACGTCGCCTTCGTTTTCATCGTCGCGGGCCGGGCCTTGCTGGGTCGCAAGGAAGTCGCGGTAGCCATCGCTGGAAAACTCAGCGGGCATGGTGCGCACTGTGGAGTCGGCAGTCGGTTCTTGCCAGTCAACCTGGATTGCCTCCACCGCGCGCTTGGCATGCCACCAGCGTTCGGCCACCACGGCCACCGCGCCAGGCAACGTGTGCACGGAATGCACGCCCTTCATACCTTCGACCTGTGCCTGGTTACGCAGGCCGCCCACGGTCATGCCCAGGCGCGGCGCGTGCTGCACGGCGGCGTGGAGCATGCCGTCGACCTTCAAATCGATGCTGTACAGCGCCTTGCCGGTGGATTTGTCGTAGGCGTCCACGCGTTTGACCGGTTTGCCGATCCAGCGGAACTGGCTCGGATCGCGCAAGGTAATAGTGGCCGGGTCAGGCACCGGCATATCCAGCGCGCGTGCGGCCAACTCGCCGTAGCCCACGGAGCGGCCGGACGCGGCGTGTACCACGCGGCCGGGTTGGGTGCTCAGTTCGCTCAGCGGCACGCGCAGTTGCTCGGCGCCGGCCTGCAGCAGCATGGCGCGGGCGAGGGCGCCGAGGCGGCGCATGGTCGGGTAGCTCATGCGCACCGACATGCTGCCGCCGGTGATGCGCATGCCGTTGTCCATCACCACGTAGGCATCGCCGGGCGGCGCGGCTTCGACGATGAACGTGGCCGGGTCGGCATCCAGTTCTTCACCGACGATTTGCGCCATGGCGGTGTGGGTGCCTTGGCCGCCTTCCATGAACGGGCTGAGCAGGCGCACCGTACCGTCCGGGCGAATCTCCAGAAATGCCGGCACTTGGGTGCCGCGCTCCACGCCGGTGGCGGCCTGCACCCGGCCAGACCCGAGTGGCAGGCCAAAGCCGATGACCAGCGCACCCACGGCGGTACTGGCCAGGAAGCGTCGACGCGACAGGTTGATCGGCTCGCCCAGGGGCACACCGGGAATCAGTTCAGGCGTGTTCATCAGGCGGTCTCCTTCCCGGCGGCCAGGTCATCCATGGCGGCATGGATGGCATTGTAGGTGCCGCAGCGGCACAGGTTGACCATCGCCGCGTCGATCTGGCCCTTGGTGGGGGCAGGGGTGTGCTTGAGCAGGGCTGTGGCCGCCATTACCTGGCCGGACTGGCAATAACCGCATTGCGCGACCTGATGCTCGACCCAGGCACTGACCACGCGTTTGCCCACCTCATCGGCTTCGATGGCTTCGATGGTGGTGATCTCGCGACCGACCACCCCGGCCACTGGCGTCACGCACGAGCGCACCACATTGCCGTCCACCAGCACCGAGCAGGCGCCGCACTGGGCCAGGCCGCAGCCGTATTTGGTACCGGTCAGGCCCAGATCGTCGCGGATCACCCACAGCAGTGGCGTGTCGGCGTCGGCATCGACCTGATAGGCCTTTTGGTTGATACGTAATTCCATGGCGGGCTCACCTGCTGATCATCGGTTGGTGGTGCGGGTTTCTTATAGGAGGGTGCGACCGCAGGTCGCCCATCGTCGAACTCTAGACTACGGCGCAAGGGCTATCTATCTGATGGGGCTCAAGTTCAGAGGATCAGGCAAGTATTCAACAGGATTGGGTGACTGCGTCGGGCTTTGGTGGTTGGCTGCCTGTGTGGGAGGGGGCTTGCCCCAATGCCAGTCAGTCAAGCGCAGATCCCCTGTGGGAGGGGGCTTGCTCCCGATAGCAGCCTGACAGCCGGCCAGGATGTTGGATCAGATCGAGTACATATCCGTTGCTGCGGTAACGGCCACTTAGGGTTACGCCCTTACGGCGTGTCACTTTTGTAAAGTCCGGAAGCCGGCCCAGACAAAAGTAACCAAAAAGCCTTCGCCCCAACACTCGGCACCTCGCTCAGGCTCGGTGTGCCCGTAATCCGACATTGATTTGGGGGCCGCCGCCACGCGCCATCCATGGCGCGGGGCGGCTAAACCGGCATCCCTGCCGGTTTGCCCCCCCAATCAATATCGAATTTCGGCCAGCATGTTTGACGGGGCGATCCAAGATCAAGATCAAAAGCGCGGCGGCCTTAGAGCCGACCGGTATGCAACGCCGAACGTGCTGCAAATGTGGGTGGGGCGGTGCGATGATTCGACTTGCTCCCGATAGCGGTGAATCAGTCACGTGACTTTCTTCTGACCCACCGCTATCGGGAGCAAGCCCCCTCCCACAATGGCCTGTCGGTCATCGACACTCACGCCCAGCCCTCGCGCACCGCGCTGCGAATCCCTTCCAGCAACATGGCAAACGCCGGGTTGTCATTGTCTTCGCGCCAGATCAGGTGCAGTTCGCTCTGTGCGCCTTCGCCCAGGTCGATGTCGCGGAACATGACGTTCTTGAACACCACGCTGCTGGCGCAACGCGGCACCAGGGCCAGGCCCATGCCGGCGTTGACCAGCGCGAGGATGGTCAGTGACGAGCCCAGCCACTGTACGTATTGCGGCGCGACGCGGGCCGAGCGCAGCAGGCCGGTGAG
This region of Pseudomonas asgharzadehiana genomic DNA includes:
- a CDS encoding xanthine dehydrogenase family protein molybdopterin-binding subunit — encoded protein: MNTPELIPGVPLGEPINLSRRRFLASTAVGALVIGFGLPLGSGRVQAATGVERGTQVPAFLEIRPDGTVRLLSPFMEGGQGTHTAMAQIVGEELDADPATFIVEAAPPGDAYVVMDNGMRITGGSMSVRMSYPTMRRLGALARAMLLQAGAEQLRVPLSELSTQPGRVVHAASGRSVGYGELAARALDMPVPDPATITLRDPSQFRWIGKPVKRVDAYDKSTGKALYSIDLKVDGMLHAAVQHAPRLGMTVGGLRNQAQVEGMKGVHSVHTLPGAVAVVAERWWHAKRAVEAIQVDWQEPTADSTVRTMPAEFSSDGYRDFLATQQGPARDDENEGDVAAALKNAKTQVEATYHNQYVNHAQLEPPSALARFNPDGSLDIWLPNQAPDMFRADIAKRTGLALEQINLHSPLLGGFFGRHFLYDSASPYPQAIALAKAVGRPVKLIWSREEEFLRDVLRPVAVVKFRAALDADGLPVAIEAVSATEGPTEAIAGKQGDKIDPTALEGLSGKSYAIPNKRIAQIYVKGPAMLGYWRSVGNSLNDFFYEAFLDELADTGKRDPYELRLHLLRDNPRLTTLLKAVAELSGGWKRGPYTAEDGTRRARGVAMASPFGSHAAVIAEVSIESGQVKVHHIWEAIDPGSIVNPAIVEAQVNGAVALGLSQTLLEEAVYVNGKPRARNYDLYPILPPSRMAQVHVKIVESGEKMGGIGEPPLPAVAPAVANAVAQLTGQRIRSLPLSRYTFS
- a CDS encoding (2Fe-2S)-binding protein codes for the protein MELRINQKAYQVDADADTPLLWVIRDDLGLTGTKYGCGLAQCGACSVLVDGNVVRSCVTPVAGVVGREITTIEAIEADEVGKRVVSAWVEHQVAQCGYCQSGQVMAATALLKHTPAPTKGQIDAAMVNLCRCGTYNAIHAAMDDLAAGKETA